A region from the Manihot esculenta cultivar AM560-2 chromosome 13, M.esculenta_v8, whole genome shotgun sequence genome encodes:
- the LOC110630333 gene encoding autophagy-related protein 101 isoform X2 yields MNCEVCQLKELEVEHFEIREVLRCILHTIVFHRALGLVRPKDIDLELFEITYVQCGDFEVEKKIDEKIEQFVSWVEKHPNKKSQICLSFYEVKSKQPSWFTNKIERLYWEQWYVNLNVTQHPKPHSGKSHHSKMVADPGESAYEERSVRRASLEASLHEVLFQIIKFVNEKKDHVPSISEGVIYFPYEITIPRKFL; encoded by the exons ATGAACTGCGAAGTCTGCCAACTCAAAGAACTG GAGGTGGAGCACTTTGAGATACGGGAAGTTCTACGCT GCATATTACATACAATTGTCTTTCATCGGGCTTTGGGTCTTGTCCGGCCTAAAGACATAGATTTGGAGCTCTTTGAAATTACATAT GTGCAATGTGGGGATTTCGAAGTTGAAAAGAAAATAGATGAGAAGATTGAGCAGTTTGTAAGTTGGGTTGAGAAACACCCAAATAAGAAAAGCCAG ATATGTTTGTCCTTTTATGAAGTGAAAAGCAAGCAGCCATCGTGGTTCACTAACAAAATTGAACGACTATATTGGGAACAGTGGTATGTCAATTTGAATGTGACTCAACACCCAAAACCACACTCTGGAAAGTCTCATCATTCTAAAATGGTGGCTGACCCTGGAG AGAGTGCATACGAGGAGAGGAGTGTTCGTAGAGCATCACTTGAAGCATCTCTTCATGAGGTTTTGttccaaataataaaatttgtgaATGAGAAAAAAGATCACGTCCCCTCCATATCTGAGGGTGTCATCTATTTTCCTTATGAAATTACCATACCAAG
- the LOC110629350 gene encoding dof zinc finger protein DOF1.1 isoform X1, with amino-acid sequence MFKASSTFSIIPLRPQKRIGQLSFQRQAPCFLLLHLHIHLIYKEEKMIQELLGGAGLIGGERKISINGTILEATPSPSPSLSSPSSSSTATATTTATAAANSTSSTPENLRCPRCDSSNTKFCYYNNYNLTQPRHFCKTCRRYWTKGGALRNVPIGGGCRKNKSTAVSTSVGKSSASMMKTVASEIGRSSFGNGFDHELPSSPIMWASPQNSHILSLLRATHNPNPNSSTLPNSLSVKEEGCLIGTHMITEPSAANGALTARTICLDPLSQVPSLGLCTPFWKNSQHQAQQHQQSAGFIVGHEAQNSGIQELYQRLRASTNFYTDNSPVVLSNVASSSTAASTILESSPVAGGELGYWNPTFSWSDLPTTNGACP; translated from the exons ATGTTTAAAGCATCCTCCACATTCTCTATTATTCCTTTACGCCCACAAAAGAGAATTGGCCAATTGAGCTTCCAGAGGCAAGCCCCGTGTTTCCTTCTCCTACATCTTCACATTCATCTT ATCTacaaagaagaaaagatgatTCAAGAACTTCTAGGTGGTGCTGGTCTTATTGGAGGAGAGAGGAAAATTTCCATTAATGGAACCATTTTAGAAGCAAcaccttctccttctccttcattatcttctccttcttcttcttcaaccgCAACAGCTACTACTACTGCAACTGCTGCTGCTAATTCAACTTCTTCAACTCCAGAGAACCTCAGATGCCCTAGATGTGATTCTTCAAACACTAAGTTCTGCTACTATAATAACTACAACCTCACTCAACCTCGCCACTTCTGCAAAACTTGTCGCAGATATTGGACTAAAGGTGGTGCTCTTAGAAATGTTCCCATTGGAGGCGGATGCAGAAAAAACAAGAGCACAGCTGTATCTACATCAGTTGGAAAATCAAGTGCTAGTATGATGAAAACAGTTGCATCTGAGATTGGAAGATCAAGCTTTGGTAATGGATTTGATCATGAACTTCCATCCAGCCCAATCATGTGGGCTTCACCTCAGAATTCGCATATTCTATCTTTACTGAGAGCTACTCATAACCCTAACCCTAACTCCAGTACACTGCCCAATTCTCTTTCTGTGAAGGAAGAAGGGTGTTTGATTGGAACCCACATGATAACTGAGCCAAGTGCTGCAAATGGTGCACTAACTGCTCGTACTATTTGCTTAGACCCTCTTAGCCAAGTCCCTTCTCTGGGTCTTTGCACTCCTTTTTGGAAAAACAGTCAACACCAAGCTCAACAGCACCAACAATCTGCTGGCTTCATTGTTGGTCATGAAGCTCAAAACTCAGGGATACAAGAACTGTATCAAAGACTCAGAGCTTCAACTAATTTCTATACCGACAACTCACCTGTAGTTCTAAGCAATGTGGCTTCTTCATCAACTGCAGCTTCAACCATTTTGGAGTCTTCTCCTGTTGCTGGAGGTGAATTGGGTTACTGGAATCCAACGTTTTCATGGTCTGATCTTCCAACAACTAACGGTGCATGTCCTTAA
- the LOC110629350 gene encoding dof zinc finger protein DOF1.1 isoform X3, translating to MIQELLGGAGLIGGERKISINGTILEATPSPSPSLSSPSSSSTATATTTATAAANSTSSTPENLRCPRCDSSNTKFCYYNNYNLTQPRHFCKTCRRYWTKGGALRNVPIGGGCRKNKSTAVSTSVGKSSASMMKTVASEIGRSSFGNGFDHELPSSPIMWASPQNSHILSLLRATHNPNPNSSTLPNSLSVKEEGCLIGTHMITEPSAANGALTARTICLDPLSQVPSLGLCTPFWKNSQHQAQQHQQSAGFIVGHEAQNSGIQELYQRLRASTNFYTDNSPVVLSNVASSSTAASTILESSPVAGGELGYWNPTFSWSDLPTTNGACP from the coding sequence atgatTCAAGAACTTCTAGGTGGTGCTGGTCTTATTGGAGGAGAGAGGAAAATTTCCATTAATGGAACCATTTTAGAAGCAAcaccttctccttctccttcattatcttctccttcttcttcttcaaccgCAACAGCTACTACTACTGCAACTGCTGCTGCTAATTCAACTTCTTCAACTCCAGAGAACCTCAGATGCCCTAGATGTGATTCTTCAAACACTAAGTTCTGCTACTATAATAACTACAACCTCACTCAACCTCGCCACTTCTGCAAAACTTGTCGCAGATATTGGACTAAAGGTGGTGCTCTTAGAAATGTTCCCATTGGAGGCGGATGCAGAAAAAACAAGAGCACAGCTGTATCTACATCAGTTGGAAAATCAAGTGCTAGTATGATGAAAACAGTTGCATCTGAGATTGGAAGATCAAGCTTTGGTAATGGATTTGATCATGAACTTCCATCCAGCCCAATCATGTGGGCTTCACCTCAGAATTCGCATATTCTATCTTTACTGAGAGCTACTCATAACCCTAACCCTAACTCCAGTACACTGCCCAATTCTCTTTCTGTGAAGGAAGAAGGGTGTTTGATTGGAACCCACATGATAACTGAGCCAAGTGCTGCAAATGGTGCACTAACTGCTCGTACTATTTGCTTAGACCCTCTTAGCCAAGTCCCTTCTCTGGGTCTTTGCACTCCTTTTTGGAAAAACAGTCAACACCAAGCTCAACAGCACCAACAATCTGCTGGCTTCATTGTTGGTCATGAAGCTCAAAACTCAGGGATACAAGAACTGTATCAAAGACTCAGAGCTTCAACTAATTTCTATACCGACAACTCACCTGTAGTTCTAAGCAATGTGGCTTCTTCATCAACTGCAGCTTCAACCATTTTGGAGTCTTCTCCTGTTGCTGGAGGTGAATTGGGTTACTGGAATCCAACGTTTTCATGGTCTGATCTTCCAACAACTAACGGTGCATGTCCTTAA
- the LOC110629350 gene encoding dof zinc finger protein DOF2.4 isoform X2: MSFSAARPKQKETRPESPFFLFRSSDKSRVPEGTRGQIYKEEKMIQELLGGAGLIGGERKISINGTILEATPSPSPSLSSPSSSSTATATTTATAAANSTSSTPENLRCPRCDSSNTKFCYYNNYNLTQPRHFCKTCRRYWTKGGALRNVPIGGGCRKNKSTAVSTSVGKSSASMMKTVASEIGRSSFGNGFDHELPSSPIMWASPQNSHILSLLRATHNPNPNSSTLPNSLSVKEEGCLIGTHMITEPSAANGALTARTICLDPLSQVPSLGLCTPFWKNSQHQAQQHQQSAGFIVGHEAQNSGIQELYQRLRASTNFYTDNSPVVLSNVASSSTAASTILESSPVAGGELGYWNPTFSWSDLPTTNGACP; encoded by the exons ATGTCTTTTTCTGCTGCCCGGCCGAAACAGAAAGAGACGAGACCGGAGAGCCCCTTCTTCCTGTTTCGGTCTTCGGACAAGTCTCGCGTTCCGGAAGGCACGCGCGGTCAG ATCTacaaagaagaaaagatgatTCAAGAACTTCTAGGTGGTGCTGGTCTTATTGGAGGAGAGAGGAAAATTTCCATTAATGGAACCATTTTAGAAGCAAcaccttctccttctccttcattatcttctccttcttcttcttcaaccgCAACAGCTACTACTACTGCAACTGCTGCTGCTAATTCAACTTCTTCAACTCCAGAGAACCTCAGATGCCCTAGATGTGATTCTTCAAACACTAAGTTCTGCTACTATAATAACTACAACCTCACTCAACCTCGCCACTTCTGCAAAACTTGTCGCAGATATTGGACTAAAGGTGGTGCTCTTAGAAATGTTCCCATTGGAGGCGGATGCAGAAAAAACAAGAGCACAGCTGTATCTACATCAGTTGGAAAATCAAGTGCTAGTATGATGAAAACAGTTGCATCTGAGATTGGAAGATCAAGCTTTGGTAATGGATTTGATCATGAACTTCCATCCAGCCCAATCATGTGGGCTTCACCTCAGAATTCGCATATTCTATCTTTACTGAGAGCTACTCATAACCCTAACCCTAACTCCAGTACACTGCCCAATTCTCTTTCTGTGAAGGAAGAAGGGTGTTTGATTGGAACCCACATGATAACTGAGCCAAGTGCTGCAAATGGTGCACTAACTGCTCGTACTATTTGCTTAGACCCTCTTAGCCAAGTCCCTTCTCTGGGTCTTTGCACTCCTTTTTGGAAAAACAGTCAACACCAAGCTCAACAGCACCAACAATCTGCTGGCTTCATTGTTGGTCATGAAGCTCAAAACTCAGGGATACAAGAACTGTATCAAAGACTCAGAGCTTCAACTAATTTCTATACCGACAACTCACCTGTAGTTCTAAGCAATGTGGCTTCTTCATCAACTGCAGCTTCAACCATTTTGGAGTCTTCTCCTGTTGCTGGAGGTGAATTGGGTTACTGGAATCCAACGTTTTCATGGTCTGATCTTCCAACAACTAACGGTGCATGTCCTTAA